Proteins co-encoded in one Waddlia chondrophila WSU 86-1044 genomic window:
- a CDS encoding cyclase family protein, giving the protein MKIPEVIDLSHEVHPNIPTWSGQCGFRITVEMDYDEEGCRVMHYDMESGIGTHMDAPSHFNPNGENISDLDVSIFVAPLCIIRVDSDSFPDILVTPQNIKDYEAKHGKISPGSLVVADTGWAKHWNNPSKYRNKTHFPGFSVESAEVLLKRKIVGIGIDTLSPDGRNMNFPVHHLLLKKGKYIIENIANLPSVPDSGALAIALPPKIRGGTEAPIRLIALVDQ; this is encoded by the coding sequence ATGAAAATCCCTGAGGTGATCGATCTCAGCCACGAGGTGCATCCAAACATTCCTACCTGGAGTGGGCAATGCGGGTTCCGCATCACTGTCGAAATGGATTATGATGAAGAAGGCTGCCGAGTCATGCACTATGATATGGAATCTGGAATCGGCACACATATGGATGCTCCTTCCCACTTCAATCCCAACGGAGAAAATATCTCTGATCTAGATGTCAGCATTTTTGTCGCTCCCCTTTGCATCATTAGAGTCGACTCCGATTCCTTTCCCGATATTCTCGTCACTCCCCAAAACATTAAAGACTATGAAGCAAAACATGGGAAGATCTCTCCAGGAAGCCTTGTTGTTGCAGACACAGGCTGGGCCAAGCATTGGAACAACCCTTCAAAATACCGAAATAAAACCCACTTTCCTGGCTTCTCTGTTGAATCAGCGGAGGTTCTTCTCAAAAGAAAAATCGTGGGCATAGGGATCGATACCCTCTCTCCTGATGGGAGAAATATGAACTTTCCTGTGCATCATCTGCTGCTAAAAAAGGGAAAATACATCATCGAAAATATTGCCAACTTACCTAGTGTTCCCGACAGCGGCGCCTTAGCAATCGCACTGCCTCCGAAAATCCGCGGAGGCACGGAAGCTCCTATCAGGCTGATTGCTCTGGTTGATCAATAA
- a CDS encoding IS256 family transposase, whose protein sequence is MKNDVISLDKFHATSEMNSLLEQTLREGARLLLQQAIENEVNEYLESMKGRRDFEGRKQFVRNGYLPEREVQTGIGPISVKQPRIRNREESSEGYSSAILPKYLRRVPSLDAVIPALYLRGISTSNFQDALEAIMGKDAKGLSAANITRLKQSWEQEYKDWNKRSLEGKRYAYIWVDGIYFNVRLGDDRICFLVILGALPNGKKELVAIHNGYRESKISWTEVLESLKRRGLCTAPELAIGDGALGFWSAIEEVFPKTKQQRCWVHKTANVLDKMPKSIQVNAKKAIHEIYMAPTKEDGLAAFEVFLKTYRDKYPKACACLEKDKAQLFTFYNFPAIHWQHVRTTNPIESTFATIRHRTRQTKGCGSVPATLTMVFKLATTAEKKWRKLKGCEMIEKVINGVVFKDGEEVLEKEKVA, encoded by the coding sequence ATGAAGAATGATGTCATTTCTTTGGATAAATTTCACGCAACAAGTGAAATGAACAGCTTGCTGGAACAAACATTGAGGGAAGGAGCTCGCCTGTTGCTTCAACAGGCTATTGAAAATGAAGTCAATGAATACCTGGAATCGATGAAAGGCAGGAGGGATTTCGAGGGAAGAAAACAATTTGTCCGCAACGGCTACCTCCCTGAAAGAGAAGTACAAACAGGAATCGGACCGATATCAGTAAAGCAACCTAGAATTCGAAACAGAGAAGAGAGCTCTGAAGGGTACTCAAGCGCAATTCTTCCGAAATATCTAAGGAGGGTGCCATCTCTTGATGCGGTGATTCCAGCTCTTTACCTCAGGGGGATTTCTACAAGCAATTTCCAGGATGCACTTGAAGCGATCATGGGCAAGGATGCGAAAGGATTATCCGCAGCTAACATCACTCGTTTAAAACAATCTTGGGAGCAGGAATACAAAGACTGGAACAAGCGCTCTCTTGAAGGAAAGCGCTACGCTTACATCTGGGTAGATGGGATCTATTTCAATGTTCGTCTTGGAGATGACCGAATTTGCTTTCTCGTGATTCTTGGCGCTCTTCCTAATGGTAAAAAGGAACTTGTGGCGATCCACAATGGTTATAGAGAGAGCAAAATTTCCTGGACAGAGGTATTGGAGAGTTTGAAGCGGCGCGGGCTGTGTACAGCTCCTGAGCTTGCGATAGGAGATGGTGCGCTTGGATTTTGGTCGGCAATAGAGGAAGTTTTTCCGAAGACAAAGCAGCAGCGGTGTTGGGTGCATAAAACGGCCAATGTGCTGGATAAAATGCCCAAAAGTATTCAAGTGAATGCGAAAAAGGCCATTCATGAAATTTATATGGCCCCTACCAAAGAAGATGGACTGGCGGCGTTTGAGGTGTTTTTAAAAACATACCGAGACAAATACCCCAAAGCCTGTGCTTGTCTTGAGAAGGATAAGGCGCAACTGTTTACCTTCTACAATTTTCCGGCGATCCATTGGCAGCACGTCAGGACAACTAACCCGATTGAATCGACTTTTGCAACAATAAGACACCGGACAAGGCAAACCAAAGGCTGCGGTTCAGTGCCTGCCACTTTGACAATGGTATTCAAGCTGGCTACTACAGCCGAGAAAAAATGGAGAAAACTCAAAGGTTGTGAAATGATTGAAAAAGTAATCAACGGAGTGGTCTTTAAAGATGGAGAAGAGGTTCTGGAAAAAGAAAAAGTAGCTTAA
- a CDS encoding DUF167 domain-containing protein yields MWISTKEGVVLPVKLIPNAGKDEISGWENGILKVRITAVPEKGKANAHLIKFLASQLKVSKSDITLIKGEKNRHKTLLIKGDADVVGERLSIYT; encoded by the coding sequence ATGTGGATATCAACAAAAGAGGGAGTCGTGCTCCCGGTCAAACTGATTCCGAACGCAGGCAAAGACGAGATTTCCGGTTGGGAGAACGGCATTTTGAAGGTGCGCATCACAGCCGTTCCGGAAAAGGGAAAGGCTAATGCTCATCTGATCAAGTTCCTTGCCAGTCAGCTCAAAGTATCCAAATCGGACATTACCTTGATTAAAGGGGAGAAGAATCGACATAAGACCCTGCTGATTAAAGGGGATGCCGATGTCGTTGGTGAACGGCTTTCTATTTATACCTAA
- a CDS encoding LysR family transcriptional regulator, with product MSRLHQIETLASVGRHGSLAGAARELGVSSAAVSKQISKLEKELGIQLLVRTTRKLAFTDIGAAYLEQVHRIIEELEASKALVSQMKAIPCGKLRVFCTPHFASRIVVPNIAEFLNLYPKIELELEIGERIPHFEGEKIDVMMGNSMQAGSDLVHRRLLTTRYAICAAPSYLKRYGEPKHFNDLKDHRILTHRMRCPDNLLYFKDKKKVAFAPYIKVNDAKILVDLAFQGIGIVQLHHYTVKKYLQSGELQELFQNLSQDDVPIYVVLPPRKYTPRKVRALIDFIDEKLHSSDLSIRSCQRS from the coding sequence ATGAGTCGATTACATCAAATTGAAACATTGGCCTCCGTCGGTCGACATGGAAGCCTAGCAGGCGCAGCGCGGGAGCTCGGCGTTTCATCAGCTGCGGTTAGCAAGCAGATCTCAAAACTTGAAAAAGAGCTAGGCATTCAACTTCTTGTGCGCACAACAAGAAAGCTGGCATTTACCGATATAGGCGCAGCGTATTTGGAACAGGTGCACAGGATTATTGAAGAGCTTGAAGCATCAAAGGCATTAGTGTCGCAAATGAAAGCAATTCCTTGCGGGAAGCTAAGAGTTTTTTGTACTCCCCACTTCGCAAGCCGCATTGTTGTGCCGAACATTGCTGAATTTTTGAATCTCTATCCAAAGATTGAATTAGAGTTAGAGATCGGTGAAAGAATTCCCCACTTCGAAGGGGAAAAGATCGATGTGATGATGGGAAACAGCATGCAAGCAGGGAGCGATTTAGTCCACCGCCGCCTATTGACTACGCGATACGCGATTTGCGCTGCTCCAAGCTATTTGAAAAGGTATGGGGAGCCAAAGCACTTTAATGACTTGAAAGATCACCGCATTCTTACGCATCGCATGCGCTGTCCGGACAATCTTCTCTACTTCAAAGACAAAAAGAAAGTCGCCTTTGCCCCTTACATCAAAGTCAACGATGCCAAAATATTAGTTGACCTAGCGTTTCAGGGAATAGGTATTGTCCAGTTGCATCACTACACAGTAAAAAAATATCTGCAAAGTGGAGAGCTGCAGGAACTTTTTCAGAATCTATCACAAGATGACGTCCCCATCTACGTTGTTTTACCTCCGAGAAAATACACACCGCGCAAAGTAAGAGCGCTTATCGACTTCATCGACGAGAAACTTCACAGCTCTGATTTATCGATAAGAAGCTGCCAACGCTCATAG
- a CDS encoding transposase: MKRRKWTPELKTKIVLEGLKGRPLAEICTEYEISQAQFYQWKDCFLNNASRAFEKGKSDQKEARLQKQNNRLKQVVADLTLELKKNDEEWYL; encoded by the coding sequence ATGAAACGAAGAAAATGGACTCCTGAATTAAAAACAAAAATTGTATTGGAAGGATTAAAGGGTCGTCCCCTTGCCGAAATTTGCACTGAATACGAAATAAGTCAGGCTCAGTTCTACCAATGGAAGGACTGTTTTCTAAACAATGCGAGCCGAGCGTTTGAAAAAGGAAAATCAGACCAAAAGGAAGCACGTCTTCAGAAGCAAAACAATCGTTTGAAACAAGTGGTTGCAGATCTTACTCTCGAGTTAAAAAAAAACGACGAGGAGTGGTATCTGTGA
- a CDS encoding SDR family NAD(P)-dependent oxidoreductase, with protein MKRFERRNVLITGAASGIGRAAAFRIASEGGSLALLDRDWNKLSETVDELSSCGVRVVGEACDVSDFTQTREVIDKLAERLGGIHSLSHNAGILRCYRTHEMLPSDWDEIISINLTGTFNVNRHALPHLLKNKVSYLVNTSSIASYYRHPWTSAYSATKGAIVSFTRSLFIEYFQEGLRANCVLPGGIDTPLARAYKVPEGANPELIQSLVPFKEPVMVSPESVAGAIAFLASDDAYHINGTEITVDGGKV; from the coding sequence ATGAAAAGATTTGAGAGAAGAAATGTTTTAATTACCGGCGCTGCATCAGGGATCGGTCGAGCTGCTGCTTTTCGGATTGCGAGTGAGGGAGGATCTTTGGCTTTGCTTGACCGCGACTGGAATAAGCTGTCAGAAACAGTCGATGAGCTTTCTTCTTGTGGTGTTCGTGTAGTTGGAGAAGCTTGCGACGTTTCTGATTTTACTCAGACACGAGAAGTCATCGATAAGTTGGCTGAGCGGCTTGGAGGGATACATTCTTTAAGTCATAATGCGGGGATTTTGCGGTGTTATCGGACGCATGAGATGTTACCTTCGGACTGGGACGAGATCATTTCGATTAATTTGACAGGGACATTTAATGTAAACCGTCATGCTTTGCCGCATCTTCTAAAAAATAAGGTGAGTTATCTTGTGAATACATCATCGATTGCTTCGTATTATCGGCATCCTTGGACGAGTGCGTATTCTGCAACGAAGGGTGCGATTGTGTCGTTTACGCGGTCGTTGTTTATTGAGTATTTTCAGGAGGGGTTACGGGCGAACTGTGTGTTACCAGGGGGTATTGATACGCCGTTGGCGCGGGCTTACAAAGTTCCCGAGGGTGCGAATCCCGAGTTGATTCAGAGTTTAGTGCCATTTAAGGAGCCGGTGATGGTGTCTCCGGAGAGTGTAGCTGGGGCGATTGCATTTTTGGCATCGGATGATGCGTATCACATCAATGGGACTGAGATAACTGTTGATGGCGGGAAAGTATGA
- a CDS encoding IS1 family transposase (programmed frameshift), whose translation MNPSCPKCESTAVKKNGHIHNGKQNHRCLVCGRQFVLDPQQKIITDQTKSEVRQALLERVSLEGICRIFSVSMPWLLSFIQQIIYELPDDLNATVVKDYKDFEVAIIELDEQWSYVGNKKNQQWLWLAFHLASRQVLAMHVGKRDKRAAEALLAKLPEDLKKKPFFYSDKFSVYYEVLPWKQHQAVGKNSGKTSYIERFNNTLRQRCSRLVRKTLSFSKKLANHIGMIQYFICDYNKRMALLV comes from the exons ATGAACCCATCGTGCCCTAAATGCGAGTCAACCGCGGTAAAAAAGAATGGACATATCCACAATGGAAAACAAAATCATCGTTGCCTTGTTTGCGGCCGCCAATTTGTTCTAGACCCCCAACAAAAAATTATTACAGATCAAACTAAAAGTGAGGTCCGTCAAGCACTTCTGGAAAGAGTTTCTTTAGAAGGCATCTGTAGAATTTTCAGTGTGAGTATGCCCTGGTTATTGAGCTTTATACAACAGATAATTTATGAGTTGCCCGACGATTTAAACGCTACTGTGGTCAAGGATTATAAGGATTTTGAAGTGGCAATTATAGAGCTTGATGAACAGTGGAGTTATGTCGGAAATAAGAAAAATCAGCAATGGCTTTGGTTGGCGTTCCATTTGGCTAGCAGGCAGGTTTTGGCAATGCATGTAGGAAAAAGGGATAAGAGAGCTGCCGAAGCATTATTAGCAAAACTTCCTGAGGATTTAAAAAAAAAAC CCTTCTTTTACTCTGATAAGTTCTCTGTGTACTACGAAGTCCTTCCTTGGAAGCAACACCAGGCAGTCGGAAAAAATTCAGGAAAAACGAGTTACATTGAAAGATTTAACAACACCTTGAGGCAAAGATGTTCGAGGCTGGTTAGGAAAACCCTGTCATTTTCAAAAAAATTAGCCAACCATATTGGTATGATTCAGTATTTCATTTGTGATTACAACAAAAGGATGGCATTACTTGTTTAG
- a CDS encoding IS3 family transposase: protein MKRKRPEIRRKIDDVLAERIAQIKMEHPFWGYRRVWASLRYRDGIPCNLKRIYRIMKERNLLCAKKMRPKTADRHHRPKPKAEKPNQIWGTDMTKVFVEGDGWTYITVVLDWYTKKIVGLKSGRRSKSIDWLEALDRALNTQFPEGARGKGLKLVSDNGCQPTSEAYMRYCSKVDVEQIYTSYNNPKGNAETERFMRTMKEELLWLKEWRSSEELSKELQSWVLKYNSDYLHSTLKYRSPNEMEKHYYKCEAA from the coding sequence GTGAAGAGAAAACGTCCTGAGATAAGAAGAAAAATCGATGATGTCCTCGCCGAAAGAATTGCTCAGATAAAAATGGAGCACCCCTTTTGGGGTTACAGGCGAGTATGGGCAAGTTTGCGTTATAGAGATGGAATACCGTGCAATTTGAAACGCATTTATCGAATTATGAAAGAGCGAAATCTTCTTTGCGCCAAAAAAATGAGGCCTAAAACTGCTGATAGACATCATCGACCGAAGCCCAAGGCGGAAAAACCTAATCAGATATGGGGAACAGACATGACAAAAGTTTTTGTCGAAGGCGATGGCTGGACTTACATAACAGTTGTACTTGACTGGTACACGAAAAAAATTGTGGGGTTGAAGTCTGGAAGGCGCTCTAAGTCAATAGACTGGCTAGAAGCATTAGACCGGGCGCTTAACACGCAATTTCCAGAAGGGGCCCGTGGCAAAGGACTAAAACTTGTCTCAGATAACGGATGTCAGCCCACTTCAGAGGCTTATATGCGTTACTGCTCAAAAGTAGATGTAGAGCAAATTTACACAAGCTACAACAATCCAAAGGGAAATGCAGAGACCGAGCGATTCATGCGCACCATGAAAGAGGAGCTTTTATGGCTAAAAGAATGGAGGTCTTCAGAAGAACTCTCAAAAGAATTGCAAAGTTGGGTTCTGAAATACAATTCCGATTACCTGCACTCTACTTTGAAATACCGATCTCCAAATGAAATGGAAAAACATTATTATAAATGTGAGGCTGCTTAA
- a CDS encoding transposase, producing the protein MRKPYPDDLTDKEWEQIKPLLTSSTYRNAGRKPKHSRREMFNAIFYLLRTGCQWRHLPHDFPPWTAVQGQYSRWKRKGVFHMVHDYLRRRLRILLGKRYDQKLCLR; encoded by the coding sequence ATGCGCAAACCTTATCCGGATGACCTAACAGACAAAGAGTGGGAGCAAATCAAGCCACTTTTAACCAGCTCAACTTACCGTAATGCCGGCAGGAAGCCAAAGCACTCTCGACGGGAAATGTTTAATGCTATCTTTTACCTTTTGAGAACAGGATGCCAATGGAGACATCTCCCTCATGATTTTCCTCCATGGACAGCTGTACAGGGCCAATATTCTCGTTGGAAAAGAAAGGGAGTTTTTCACATGGTTCACGATTATTTACGTAGAAGATTGCGAATTCTTCTTGGTAAGAGATATGATCAAAAGTTGTGTTTGAGATAA
- a CDS encoding multidrug effflux MFS transporter translates to MKKIAISLCLIIGLVSLPQISETIYTPALPDVAKGLKASVHAVEASLSVYFLGFAFGVFLWGGCSDLIGRRKTLLIGLTIYIISCVACLISHRIDLLLVWRFFQAVGASVGSVITQTILRDVYEGKERSRLFATISAALSLSPAIGPVIGGLLSEDWGWRSNFAFLIALGSVLLAWAYLKLPETRPSHVELPGKREYQNLCRRMFSSTALWGHVLLIGATNGILFCFYQEAPFIFINQIGLSPKAYGLLGLVVASATVFSARLTYRLAGKYSQECLISSGAFTATIGAIALILLQQAGYFQIEGLTSVVFALFVTFVGVGMIIPNSLSIALKDYQAMVGTAGSIFGALYYLIISLATWGMSILHDGSALPLPLYLTLLCLLLLIGSFFIQQTLTVEEVIDQPEQSA, encoded by the coding sequence ATGAAAAAAATTGCGATTAGCCTTTGTCTAATTATTGGGTTGGTTAGTCTGCCGCAGATTAGCGAAACGATTTACACGCCTGCTTTGCCAGATGTTGCGAAAGGATTGAAGGCAAGCGTGCATGCTGTTGAAGCTTCTTTGTCTGTCTATTTTCTGGGCTTTGCATTTGGAGTTTTTTTATGGGGAGGATGTTCCGATCTGATTGGCAGGCGGAAAACGCTGTTGATCGGATTGACGATCTACATCATCAGCTGCGTTGCCTGCTTGATTTCTCATCGGATCGATCTGTTGCTGGTTTGGAGATTTTTTCAAGCTGTTGGAGCAAGCGTCGGTTCAGTAATCACGCAAACAATACTGCGGGATGTGTATGAAGGGAAAGAGCGTTCCAGGCTTTTTGCAACAATTTCTGCAGCTCTCAGTTTGTCACCTGCGATTGGGCCAGTTATTGGAGGCTTGTTAAGCGAGGATTGGGGATGGCGTTCGAATTTTGCGTTTCTGATTGCCCTTGGATCAGTTTTGCTTGCTTGGGCGTATTTGAAGTTGCCGGAAACGCGTCCATCTCATGTAGAGCTGCCTGGAAAAAGGGAATATCAGAATCTGTGCAGGCGTATGTTTAGCTCTACTGCTTTATGGGGGCATGTGCTATTAATAGGGGCGACAAACGGGATTCTGTTCTGTTTTTACCAAGAGGCTCCGTTTATTTTTATCAATCAAATAGGTCTTAGCCCGAAAGCGTATGGTTTGCTTGGATTAGTTGTAGCCAGTGCAACTGTGTTTTCGGCGAGGCTCACTTATCGATTGGCTGGCAAGTACTCCCAGGAATGCTTGATTTCTTCCGGTGCTTTTACAGCAACGATTGGAGCGATTGCTTTGATCCTTCTGCAACAGGCAGGATATTTTCAGATCGAGGGCCTAACATCTGTTGTGTTTGCCTTATTTGTGACTTTTGTTGGAGTGGGAATGATTATTCCGAATAGTTTAAGCATTGCCCTTAAGGATTACCAAGCAATGGTTGGCACGGCAGGATCGATTTTTGGCGCGTTATACTACTTGATCATTTCTCTGGCGACTTGGGGAATGAGCATACTGCATGATGGATCAGCTTTGCCCCTTCCTTTGTATCTGACGCTTCTTTGTTTGCTTCTCTTGATCGGAAGCTTTTTTATTCAACAGACTCTCACTGTTGAGGAAGTTATTGATCAACCAGAGCAATCAGCCTGA
- a CDS encoding short chain dehydrogenase, protein MQRIIVVGGTGTIGREVVNVLSERHEVIPVGSQSGDFQCDLTSTESIEKMFSDIGTFDALICCAGKVHFAPLKELTEENYYVGLQSKLMGQVNLVRLGLQTINEKGSFTLTSGILNREPIASGTPAAMTNAAIEGFVKGAAIELPKGCRINAVSPTILVESYERLENYFRGFIPVQAYNVTQAYVRSVEGSQTGKIYHVDR, encoded by the coding sequence ATGCAAAGAATCATTGTTGTCGGCGGAACCGGAACGATTGGGAGAGAAGTGGTCAACGTCCTAAGCGAAAGGCATGAAGTGATTCCTGTCGGCTCGCAATCCGGAGATTTTCAATGCGATCTGACATCAACTGAATCCATCGAAAAAATGTTTTCTGATATCGGAACATTCGATGCGCTAATCTGCTGCGCGGGAAAAGTGCATTTCGCTCCACTAAAAGAACTGACTGAAGAGAATTATTATGTAGGCCTCCAAAGCAAATTGATGGGACAAGTCAATCTGGTACGCCTAGGACTGCAAACAATCAACGAAAAAGGCTCCTTCACACTCACCAGCGGAATCCTCAATAGGGAACCAATCGCAAGCGGCACTCCCGCTGCAATGACCAATGCGGCAATCGAAGGCTTCGTCAAAGGCGCTGCTATTGAATTGCCTAAAGGATGCCGAATCAATGCCGTAAGCCCAACAATCCTGGTCGAATCCTATGAACGCCTGGAAAACTACTTTAGAGGCTTTATCCCTGTACAAGCGTACAATGTAACGCAAGCGTATGTCAGAAGTGTTGAAGGGTCGCAAACCGGTAAGATCTATCACGTCGACCGATAA
- a CDS encoding nuclear transport factor 2 family protein has protein sequence MGKKRVKEALEAILTDLGASVSLIEEYFHPDYVQKVDGKTLDFEGFVAHMHSLRSKVDRLKLTFEKLFEEGENVCSVHIVDVAKKDGSNARMKVIAHFKLSGGKIIYCDELTFLIAGEAQDAQLGSCFS, from the coding sequence ATGGGTAAAAAAAGAGTAAAGGAGGCTTTAGAAGCCATACTAACTGATCTTGGGGCTAGCGTATCGTTGATCGAAGAGTATTTTCATCCTGATTACGTCCAGAAGGTGGATGGAAAAACACTGGATTTTGAGGGATTTGTCGCTCATATGCATTCTTTAAGATCGAAAGTAGATAGGCTCAAGCTCACGTTTGAGAAGCTATTTGAAGAGGGGGAGAATGTGTGTTCTGTCCATATTGTTGATGTTGCGAAAAAAGATGGATCGAATGCTCGGATGAAAGTAATCGCGCATTTTAAACTGTCTGGAGGTAAGATCATTTATTGTGACGAGCTTACCTTTCTCATTGCCGGAGAGGCTCAAGATGCTCAGCTTGGATCATGCTTTTCTTAA
- a CDS encoding ABC-F family ATP-binding cassette domain-containing protein, with the protein MTSSFIGIHSISKSFGSRKLFENISLTISKGERIGLLGPNGAGKSTLLKILMGMELPDDGEISKRKGLRIGYASQIPEFSDLTVEEVLTRSISAGDPHELETRARVLLGKAQFIDFNQNAAALSGGWKKRLDIIRALMNEPDLLLLDEPTNHLDLEGILWLENFLSRENFTYVIVSHDRYFLEATANKMIELNKCFPQGIFESEGKMSGFMEQREAFLEAQEKREKGLASSVRGEVDWLRQSPKARTTKSRSRIQRAYQMMDELASVKKRNRQETVGIDFSASERSTRKLLAAKNLGKSIEGKVLFKGVDVTLSPGTRLGIVGKNGTGKTTLLKVLSGMVPQDMGTIKTADDLKIVYFDQHREKIPLNASLKEALSPSGDHVNYRGQQIHVNGWARKFLFDTDRMELPVSRLSGGERARILIARLMLEPADVLFLDEPTNDLDIPTLEVIEESLIEFNGAVVLITHDRCLMDRVCTEVIGLGEGNERQIFADYDQWNQACLPREQLPKIEKKERQIRQAVKMSYKEKKELEGMEEAILLAENQLEELQKQASDPLLAANSERSLGHYELMGKAQKQLEELYERWQLLIDKSEL; encoded by the coding sequence ATGACGTCTTCATTTATTGGCATTCATTCGATTTCTAAATCATTCGGGTCTCGCAAGTTATTCGAGAATATCTCATTGACGATTTCAAAAGGAGAGCGAATCGGCCTGTTAGGTCCAAATGGAGCGGGGAAATCAACCTTGCTGAAGATTTTAATGGGAATGGAGCTCCCAGACGATGGCGAGATCTCAAAACGAAAAGGTCTGCGGATCGGATATGCCAGCCAAATACCGGAGTTTTCTGATTTGACCGTTGAGGAGGTGTTGACTCGCTCCATATCCGCAGGAGATCCTCATGAACTCGAAACGCGTGCCCGCGTTTTATTGGGGAAAGCGCAGTTTATCGATTTTAACCAAAATGCCGCAGCTCTTTCCGGAGGTTGGAAAAAACGCCTCGACATTATCCGAGCGTTAATGAACGAGCCGGATCTTTTGCTGTTGGACGAACCGACCAATCATCTGGATTTAGAAGGGATTCTCTGGTTGGAAAATTTTTTGTCCCGTGAGAATTTTACTTATGTCATCGTCAGCCACGATAGATATTTTTTAGAAGCTACAGCAAATAAGATGATCGAGTTGAATAAATGCTTTCCTCAAGGCATTTTTGAGAGCGAAGGAAAAATGAGCGGCTTTATGGAGCAAAGGGAAGCCTTTCTGGAAGCTCAGGAGAAGCGGGAAAAGGGATTGGCCTCATCTGTTAGGGGGGAAGTTGATTGGTTGAGGCAGTCTCCGAAAGCAAGAACGACGAAATCGCGCTCTCGCATCCAAAGAGCGTATCAGATGATGGATGAACTTGCTTCGGTCAAAAAAAGGAATCGGCAGGAAACTGTTGGAATTGACTTTTCAGCATCGGAACGTTCGACGCGTAAATTATTAGCTGCAAAGAATCTCGGAAAATCAATTGAAGGAAAGGTGTTATTCAAAGGAGTCGATGTCACACTGTCGCCTGGTACAAGGCTGGGCATTGTCGGAAAGAACGGCACAGGAAAGACAACTCTTCTAAAGGTCTTATCCGGTATGGTTCCTCAGGATATGGGAACGATTAAGACTGCCGATGATCTGAAAATCGTGTATTTCGATCAGCACCGGGAAAAAATCCCTTTGAATGCTTCTCTTAAAGAGGCACTGTCTCCTTCCGGAGATCATGTCAATTACAGGGGACAGCAGATTCATGTCAACGGATGGGCGCGCAAATTTCTCTTCGATACAGACCGCATGGAGCTTCCAGTCTCCCGTTTATCCGGAGGGGAAAGAGCTCGCATCCTCATCGCTAGGCTCATGCTGGAGCCTGCCGATGTGCTCTTTCTTGATGAACCGACCAACGACCTTGATATTCCAACGTTGGAAGTGATTGAAGAGAGTTTGATCGAGTTCAATGGAGCTGTCGTTCTCATTACTCACGACCGTTGCTTAATGGATCGCGTCTGCACTGAAGTGATCGGTTTGGGCGAAGGGAATGAGCGTCAGATATTTGCCGACTATGACCAATGGAATCAAGCGTGCCTTCCGAGGGAACAGCTGCCTAAAATAGAAAAAAAGGAGAGGCAGATCCGGCAGGCAGTTAAGATGTCCTATAAAGAGAAAAAGGAACTGGAAGGAATGGAAGAAGCTATTCTGTTGGCAGAAAATCAGCTGGAGGAGCTGCAAAAGCAGGCAAGCGATCCATTGCTTGCTGCCAATTCCGAAAGATCTTTGGGGCATTACGAACTGATGGGCAAAGCTCAAAAACAGTTGGAGGAACTCTATGAGCGTTGGCAGCTTCTTATCGATAAATCAGAGCTGTGA